The Myxococcales bacterium genome has a segment encoding these proteins:
- a CDS encoding HDOD domain-containing protein, giving the protein MSQAQPAESGTAARVAAQLEQIALARIEQDRLALPALPAVATKCLELLRKNDFSSKKVTDLIETDPILAVRILRTANSAAFGARQPITNIHHAVTHLGANKLKTVMMEAAARPILESRDSRIADATRGLWEHSVAVALLSRDLAVVVGVAEPEDAYLAGLLHDVGKPVLAMLLLEAENMMASRSSKEWIDSTVWVETLQRSHRNVGVAVAKKWAVPEAAVKAIADCGDYDSGERNSVANLVRFANAVAKKMGLYVGKTDTDDTETLIMIGRSLLNIEDDQLARLATGLADRVRSR; this is encoded by the coding sequence ATGTCGCAAGCACAGCCTGCTGAATCAGGGACGGCTGCCCGCGTAGCCGCTCAACTCGAACAGATCGCTCTTGCCCGCATCGAGCAAGACCGGCTTGCGCTTCCGGCGCTTCCTGCCGTTGCGACGAAGTGTCTCGAGCTTCTGAGAAAGAACGACTTTAGCTCAAAAAAGGTGACGGATCTCATCGAAACGGACCCCATCTTGGCCGTGAGGATCCTACGCACAGCCAATAGCGCAGCGTTCGGCGCCCGGCAACCGATCACCAACATACACCACGCGGTCACCCATCTGGGTGCGAACAAGCTCAAGACTGTGATGATGGAGGCCGCCGCCCGCCCCATCCTCGAATCGCGTGATAGCCGTATCGCGGATGCCACGCGAGGTCTGTGGGAGCACTCAGTGGCCGTTGCGCTGCTGTCTCGCGATCTGGCCGTCGTGGTGGGTGTTGCGGAGCCCGAGGACGCGTACCTTGCAGGACTTCTGCATGACGTTGGCAAGCCCGTGCTGGCCATGCTGCTCCTCGAGGCGGAAAACATGATGGCCAGCCGATCGAGCAAGGAGTGGATCGATTCAACCGTGTGGGTCGAGACCTTGCAGCGCAGCCACCGCAATGTCGGTGTGGCCGTTGCGAAAAAGTGGGCCGTACCCGAGGCGGCCGTCAAAGCCATTGCGGACTGTGGCGACTACGACTCTGGCGAACGAAACTCTGTCGCCAACCTGGTTCGATTCGCCAATGCCGTGGCAAAAAAGATGGGTCTATACGTGGGAAAGACCGACACGGACGATACGGAGACACTCATCATGATTGGGCGGTCGCTCCTCAACATCGAGGATGACCAGCTGGCGCGTTTGGCGACCGGGCTTGCCGATCGGGTCAGAAGTCGCTGA
- a CDS encoding chemotaxis protein CheX, whose protein sequence is MNPNAIETHLIDVVALICSSFGLTAGEPSAAVPSGACLRSRVHLDGTFSGDVAIRCSPLLARRVASSMFGSVADEVSDADAQDATNELANMIAGNLKSALGETLNLSIPDVPNPGESGIYAAMGPLALVTIPIEDGSITAAVLRRQLSDF, encoded by the coding sequence ATGAATCCAAACGCTATCGAGACCCATCTCATCGACGTTGTGGCCCTCATTTGCAGCTCGTTCGGCCTCACGGCCGGAGAGCCGTCGGCGGCAGTGCCTTCGGGTGCCTGCCTGCGGAGCCGGGTCCATCTGGACGGAACCTTCTCGGGAGATGTGGCTATCCGGTGCTCGCCTCTCCTGGCACGTCGCGTGGCGAGTTCCATGTTCGGCTCCGTCGCGGATGAGGTCAGTGATGCCGATGCTCAAGACGCTACCAACGAGCTCGCCAACATGATCGCTGGAAACCTCAAATCTGCGCTGGGCGAGACCCTCAACCTATCGATCCCGGATGTCCCAAATCCCGGGGAGTCTGGGATCTACGCTGCGATGGGACCGCTTGCGCTCGTCACCATCCCCATCGAGGACGGCAGCATCACGGCCGCCGTCCTTCGTCGCCAACTCAGCGACTTCTGA
- a CDS encoding protein-glutamate O-methyltransferase CheR, whose protein sequence is MSLLRTDFDFVRELVRKRTGIVLDERQSYLADSRLGPIARQLGIEDMAELVRRSRLSPEGNEARSLVEAMTTNETSFFRDLHPFETLRTQILPELMEKRRSEKRINIWCAACSTGQEPYSIAMMLHEHFGGLSDWRFQITATDISTPVLERAREGLFNQLEAGRGLPAVLLVKHFQREGAQWRIKSNFRSAIDWRHLNLVEAWPSFPMFDVIFIRNVLIYFSPETRKSIVDRLARQLRRDGSVFLGSSESLIGVTDSLTGVQVGRSTVFRHHQSEK, encoded by the coding sequence ATGAGCCTCCTGCGCACGGACTTCGACTTCGTCCGCGAGCTCGTTCGCAAGAGAACCGGGATCGTGCTCGACGAACGCCAAAGCTACCTCGCGGACTCCCGGTTGGGCCCCATCGCCCGCCAGTTGGGCATCGAAGACATGGCAGAGCTGGTCAGACGGTCTCGCCTTTCGCCCGAAGGCAACGAGGCGCGCTCCCTCGTGGAAGCCATGACCACGAACGAGACGAGCTTTTTCCGCGACCTTCATCCCTTCGAGACGCTTCGCACGCAGATCCTTCCCGAGCTCATGGAGAAGCGTCGCAGCGAAAAGCGCATCAACATCTGGTGCGCCGCCTGCTCGACCGGCCAGGAACCCTACAGCATCGCCATGATGTTGCACGAGCATTTCGGTGGGCTATCGGATTGGCGCTTTCAGATCACGGCGACAGACATCTCAACCCCTGTACTTGAACGGGCGCGCGAGGGCCTCTTCAATCAGCTCGAAGCAGGGCGCGGTCTGCCTGCGGTCCTGCTCGTGAAGCACTTCCAACGGGAAGGTGCCCAGTGGCGCATCAAGAGTAACTTTCGCTCGGCCATCGACTGGCGGCACCTCAACCTCGTCGAGGCGTGGCCTTCATTCCCAATGTTCGACGTCATCTTCATTCGCAACGTCCTCATCTACTTCAGCCCTGAAACCCGAAAGTCAATCGTAGATAGGCTCGCGCGACAACTCCGAAGAGACGGCAGCGTGTTCCTGGGTTCCTCCGAATCCCTCATCGGCGTCACAGACTCACTCACAGGGGTGCAAGTCGGCCGAAGCACAGTTTTCCGACACCATCAGAGCGAGAAGTGA